In Alphaproteobacteria bacterium, one DNA window encodes the following:
- the hisF gene encoding imidazole glycerol phosphate synthase subunit HisF: MLKIRIIPCLDVKDGRVVKGVNFVSLRDAGDPVELAKFYNDAGADELCFLDITATKEKRDTIFSVVKQVASSCFIPLTVGGGVKSIADMRQLFLSGADKVAINSAAIKNPDLINQAANEFGSQAIVVAIDAKWHEQNKQYEIYTHGGSKETGIEAIFWAKEMTKRGAGELLVTSMDRDGTKQGFDNNLNKLISNAVNIPIIASGGVGKIEHFAEGAIEGEVQALLAASVFHFGEYSVLEVKNSLHEKNIAVRK; the protein is encoded by the coding sequence ATGTTAAAAATAAGAATAATACCATGTTTAGATGTAAAAGATGGTAGAGTGGTAAAAGGTGTTAATTTCGTGTCTTTGCGTGATGCGGGAGACCCAGTGGAGTTAGCTAAATTTTATAATGATGCTGGAGCAGATGAATTGTGTTTTTTAGATATTACGGCAACCAAAGAAAAAAGAGATACTATTTTTTCAGTAGTAAAACAAGTTGCATCTAGTTGCTTTATCCCTTTAACAGTTGGAGGAGGTGTTAAGTCAATCGCCGATATGCGACAGTTGTTTTTATCTGGTGCAGATAAAGTTGCAATAAATTCAGCAGCAATCAAAAATCCAGATTTAATTAACCAAGCGGCTAATGAATTTGGTAGTCAGGCTATAGTGGTGGCAATTGATGCAAAATGGCACGAACAAAATAAGCAATATGAAATTTATACCCATGGTGGTAGCAAAGAAACAGGCATAGAGGCAATTTTTTGGGCCAAAGAAATGACAAAAAGAGGTGCTGGCGAATTATTAGTCACTTCAATGGATAGGGATGGAACTAAGCAAGGCTTTGACAATAACTTGAATAAACTGATTTCAAACGCCGTAAATATTCCAATTATTGCATCGGGTGGAGTTGGTAAAATTGAGCATTTTGCAGAGGGTGCTATTGAGGGAGAGGTGCAGGCCTTACTTGCAGCTTCAGTATTTCATTTTGGTGAATATTCTGTGTTAGAAGTAAAAAATTCTTTGCATGAAAAAAATATCGCAGTAAGAAAATAG
- a CDS encoding HAD family phosphatase encodes MAKLNLVIFDCDGTLVVSEEANNKVISDALKNIGFANYKPEICLQKFRGLDSKQIIKILDKENNDFDVEIFEKSIEQTSMSFMSEIKAVKNADLVLNKLTLNKCVVSNGVRQNVISSLEQNDLLKFFHKENIITCLEGENAKPAPDMFFRAAKNFSCAIDQVLVIEDSEAGIEAAKAAGMIAVGFTGTAIIKERRKSKLLASGADYIIDDLSEILDIAHLC; translated from the coding sequence ATGGCTAAACTTAACTTAGTTATATTTGATTGTGATGGCACTTTAGTAGTTAGTGAGGAAGCCAATAATAAAGTTATTTCTGATGCCCTTAAAAATATAGGTTTTGCTAATTACAAGCCGGAGATATGTTTGCAAAAATTTAGAGGGTTAGATTCAAAGCAAATCATTAAAATTTTAGATAAAGAGAATAATGATTTTGATGTAGAAATATTTGAAAAATCCATAGAGCAAACTTCTATGTCATTTATGAGTGAAATTAAGGCCGTTAAAAATGCAGATTTGGTTTTAAATAAATTAACATTAAATAAATGTGTGGTTTCAAATGGAGTAAGACAAAATGTTATAAGCTCTTTGGAGCAAAATGATTTGTTGAAATTTTTTCATAAAGAAAACATTATTACTTGTTTAGAAGGTGAGAATGCAAAGCCAGCTCCTGACATGTTTTTTAGGGCAGCTAAAAATTTTTCCTGTGCTATCGATCAGGTTTTAGTGATAGAAGATAGTGAGGCGGGTATTGAAGCGGCTAAAGCAGCAGGTATGATAGCTGTAGGCTTTACAGGAACCGCAATTATAAAGGAAAGAAGGAAGAGCAAATTACTTGCTTCCGGCGCAGATTATATTATTGATGATTTAAGCGAAATCTTAGATATTGCACATCTTTGTTAA
- the hisE gene encoding phosphoribosyl-ATP diphosphatase: MANLEFLNEIAKIIKKRKLAKPENSYIAELIAQGLPKITQKVGEEGVEVVIAALAENKERLISESADLIFHLMILLDSKGLTLAEVVTELENRNKKWTSAN; this comes from the coding sequence ATGGCGAATCTAGAATTTCTTAACGAGATTGCTAAAATCATTAAAAAGCGTAAATTAGCAAAGCCCGAAAACTCCTACATAGCAGAGTTAATTGCACAGGGCTTACCCAAAATTACACAAAAAGTTGGCGAAGAAGGGGTAGAAGTAGTAATTGCAGCTCTTGCTGAAAATAAAGAAAGGTTAATTAGTGAATCAGCTGATTTGATTTTTCATTTAATGATTTTATTAGATAGCAAAGGTTTAACTTTAGCAGAAGTAGTAACTGAATTAGAGAATAGAAATAAAAAATGGACATCAGCAAATTAA
- the folE gene encoding GTP cyclohydrolase I FolE: MKNRPNIEEAKKAVRTLLSWAGDDPDREGLKDTPKRVTEAFRDYFSGYDFDPKKVLSTTFEEVGGYNDIVLLKNMRFESHCEHHIAPIIGLAHIAYIPDSKVVGISKLARLLDVYAKRLQTQETMTSQIANTIEDTLKPQGVAVLIDAEHQCMTARGAYKPGTTTITSTMTGIFKEDKSMEEKFYSMIKF; this comes from the coding sequence ATGAAAAACAGACCAAATATTGAAGAAGCTAAAAAAGCAGTTAGAACACTACTCTCTTGGGCAGGTGATGATCCTGATAGAGAAGGATTAAAAGATACACCCAAAAGAGTAACTGAAGCTTTTAGAGATTATTTTTCTGGTTATGATTTTGATCCTAAAAAGGTTTTATCTACTACCTTTGAAGAAGTGGGAGGTTATAATGACATAGTTTTACTTAAAAATATGCGCTTTGAATCACATTGTGAACATCATATTGCACCTATTATAGGACTTGCGCATATTGCATATATTCCTGACAGTAAAGTAGTGGGTATCAGCAAATTAGCTAGGTTATTAGATGTTTATGCCAAAAGATTGCAAACTCAAGAAACTATGACCTCGCAAATTGCTAATACCATAGAAGACACGCTTAAACCTCAAGGTGTTGCAGTACTAATTGATGCAGAACATCAATGTATGACTGCTAGGGGTGCGTACAAGCCTGGTACTACAACTATTACTTCTACTATGACTGGTATATTCAAAGAAGATAAATCTATGGAAGAAAAATTCTATAGTATGATCAAGTTTTAA